From Phragmites australis chromosome 5, lpPhrAust1.1, whole genome shotgun sequence, a single genomic window includes:
- the LOC133919317 gene encoding receptor kinase-like protein Xa21, producing MLILLALLLLCYGAGNIYCVHDNNTDLHSLLDFKKGVTSDPNGALSSWNSDTHYCRWKYVTCTQTRPWRVSGLNLTGQSLEGQISSSLANLTFLSVVELSVNGFFGELPPLNGLQQLETLYLRRNSLEGNIPDALTNCSKLKNLDLSHNKLSGTIPPKISSLSNLGVLNLGHNNLTGIFPPTFSNLTSLTFCNIVANQLEGSIPHGIWQSSNMTVLNLGNNNLSGEIPQSINMSRLQSLGLELNNLSNVLPSNIGDALPSLQLLALDGNTFVGQIPASVGNASGLQLIDLSANSFTGLVPASLGQLSSLNKLNLETNKLEAEDRQSWEFLHALRNCGSLIVLSLHGNRLKGDIPDSVGTLSTTLEKLSFGRNELTGIVPPTIGNLHNLILLGLEENNLSGAVEEWIGKLRNLQGLFLSGNNFTGPIPSYIGNFTQLTYLYLDRNEFEGFMPLSIENLVQLSELNLADNNFQGNITIWVGNLKQLIRLDLSSNKFTGEIP from the coding sequence ATGCTTATTCTACTGGCATTGCTGCTCCTATGCTATGGAGCTGGAAACATCTATTGCGTTCATGATAACAACACGGATCTGCACTCACTGCTGGATTTCAAAAAGGGCGTCACCAGCGATCCTAATGGGGCCTTAAGCTCTTGGAACTCGGACACCCACTATTGTAGGTGGAAGTATGTCACATGCACCCAGACACGACCATGGCGCGTCTCAGGGCTCAACCTTACGGGCCAAAGTTTAGAAGGCCAAATCAGCTCTTCTCTTGCAAACCTGACCTTTCTTAGTGTGGTTGAACTGTCCGTCAACGGCTTCTTTGGGGAGTTACCTCCTCTTAATGGTCTCCAGCAACTAGAAACTCTTTATCTGAGAAGGAACTCACTTGAGGGAAATATTCCTGATGCACTTACAAATTGTTCCAAACTAAAGAATCTGGACCTCTCTCACAACAAGCTCTCTGGTACCATTCCTCCTAAAATAAGCTCCCTTTCCAATCTAGGAGTTTTGAATCTTGGCCATAATAATCTCACCGGGATCTTCCCTCCAACCTTTTCAAACCTCACCAGCTTGACCTTTTGCAACATTGTAGCAAATCAACTTGAAGGAAGCATTCCCCATGGAATTTGGCAATCGTCCAATATGACGGTTTTGAATCTCGGTAATAATAACCTTTCAGGTGAAATCCCACAATCGATTAATATGTCTCGTCTCCAAAGTCTAGGTTTGGAgttaaataatctaagcaatGTTTTGCCATCTAACATTGGGGATGCCCTCCCTAGTCTCCAACTTCTAGCGTTGGATGGCAACACGTTCGTAGGTCAAATCCCAGCTTCCGTAGGCAATGCTTCAGGGCTGCAGCTGATAGACTTATCAGCAAATAGTTTCACAGGCCTAGTTCCTGCTTCTTTGGGACAGCTTTCTAGCCTAAACAAGCTAAACCTTGAAACGAACAAGCTTGAAGCAGAGGATAGGCAAAGCTGGGAATTCTTACATGCTTTGAGAAACTGTGGTTCTCTAATCGTGCTCTCACTCCATGGTAATCGATTGAAGGGAGATATACCAGATTCGGTTGGTACCTTATCCACCACCCTTGAAAAATTGTCATTCGGCAGAAACGAATTAACAGGGATAGTTCCCCCTACCATAGGGAACCTTCATAACCTGATTCTACTGGGACTAGAAGAGAACAATTTGAGTGGTGCAGTTGAAGAATGGATTGGGAAGCTAAGAAACCTACAAGGTCTATTTCTCAGTGGTAACAACTTTACCGGGCCAATTCCATCCTACATTGGCAACTTTACTCAGCTGACATATCTCTATCTAGATAGAAATGAATTCGAAGGCTTCATGCCTCTCAGTATTGAAAACCTTGTACAGCTCTCAGAGCTGAACCTTGCCGACAATAACTTCCAGGGTAACATAACTATATGGGTTGGAAATCTTAAACAACTCATTCGACTAGACCTTTCATCAAACAAGTTTACTGGGGAAATTCCTTAG